In Triticum urartu cultivar G1812 chromosome 6, Tu2.1, whole genome shotgun sequence, the following proteins share a genomic window:
- the LOC125514762 gene encoding uncharacterized protein LOC125514762, with the protein MGLELDQLELLSHQLPPVRTSATDDGATAADDEDRCATPTSEANMLRAPSLCPPAPRKPRPARAKRTQQHCYYRVRRRWCSSGPAHARYWIVAVPHDLAAVFVARRPPSPSSSPCRPPEAKKIRVHVVG; encoded by the coding sequence ATGGGCCTCGAGCTCGATCAGCTTGAGCTTTTGTCTCACCAGCTCCCTCCGGTCCGGACGTCCGCAACCGACGACGGCGCGACCGCCGCGGACGATGAAGACCGGTGTGCCACGCCGACGTCGGAGGCGAACATGCTGCGCGCGCCGTCGCTGTGCCCTCCGGCGCCGAGGAAGCCCAGGCCGGCGCGGGCCAAGAGGACGCAGCAGCACTGCTACTACCGCGTGCGGCGCCGGTGGTGCAGCAGCGGGCCGGCGCACGCGCGGTACTGGATCGTCGCCGTGCCACACGACCTCGCCGCCGTGTTCGTCGCGCGGCGGCCGCCCTCTCCTTCGAGCTCGCCGTGCCGGCCGCCGGAAGCCAAGAAGATCCGAGTGCACGTCGTAGGCTGA